From Etheostoma cragini isolate CJK2018 chromosome 1, CSU_Ecrag_1.0, whole genome shotgun sequence, a single genomic window includes:
- the LOC117947040 gene encoding protein TANC1-like: MFRAVFGNKKDGGGKRGEKKNKRHPDGEVYTHSTLQRGSTGRAKQLWDHDTGYTESLVKPRRRLTKVASISLPSSPLLPRQADLAPSQSCIKFTGRVRKLENVDGSSNAREALVFASCRGKTDHRDLHVEPQPGSSLSTQELMTRLCFLLGDATPGTASSPMEDRREKKCDTSAQGGSPSSTLTCSTASPCSESPSSTLSTIAGGQPLPVPLPHGSSSTSPSGTLSSSVPSSAPGPITRSSPGPPSQSPTSTLGSKDSGILATNTSSSENEERSASSEVLTRNKGPGGGAGVMGHANEGRHPGPTRDNLTTQPDEALPRTDIMEPRTPPAPKRPLPQHHLHSTSSLVMPRPNSVAATSSTRLEDLSYLDNQRAAGHRSSVRKHNTAGRTNDDSKGRLVAFKQADIMLKPLLFEVPGITAETPFVGRDWLFTRLEEVLRKTSSCEGRGAVIVGNAGSGKTAIIWRLVTLSCHGMHTPQGGPSIPHSPSASPKCGDKQGKATSKPADSQPNQSAVAGTNDSAAQRKEVVRCLAAKVVAFHFCQADNTYTCLVPEFVHSVAALLARAPQLAPYRELLVQEPHLQNTLSLRSCVQDPIAAFRKGILEPVASLRKERRLPEEDYIILVDSLNEAEFHKPDYGDTIATFITKIISKFPIWLKLVVTVRTGLVDITTLLPFSGISLDILPDSSDLGADLSDYIHHRVSSSTQVAANVTTPTGSAPDQLLLSKFSSHLSTRSNGSILYLQLTLDLFHKGHLALKGGNYLVVPVSLSEVYLLMCHASFPDKEVLERVLPVLNVALASLHPLTDEQMFRALNAGSVKGELEWKDFQLRLDSLAGFMVRRRDGTRMLCHPSFREWLVWRADGESSDFLCEPRSGHALLAFMFSRQEGKLNRQQTMELGHHILKAHIFKGLSKKTGVSSSVLQAMWVNCSTDSLSAALASLRNLYTPNIKVSRLLMLGGASVTWCTEVVGHAPILAVHAHLGHGEMVALLLEMGAPVDGTTDSGMTPLCLAVAAGHVDIVSLLCKKGAKVGLADKTNQCALVHAALKGHAEIINILLGQDWGADIATDPQQHYTNETVTGKTQAAQQAITAAASVGHTQVVKSFLDLKDEQLAVQMDAHDSLWGETVLSAAAGRGRMEVCAFLLERGAGLEIPNRRGMVPLLSATKHGHTQIVELLLKQGADINVTEKQGRTALMLAASEGHMSTVELLLSKGVSLSSADQDGLTALSWACLKGQKDAVQLLAEAGADLNHPDRQGRTPLDLAALNGDADTVHCLVENGAVLERADNSTRGSDRTPGCQNPTLVTSVLKKGSKMGYKTAPHDRSGHATWAMASSKPDILLILLQKLMEEGNMLYKKGRMKEAGQRYQYALRKLPREGQGEELKGLKDLRVSLFLNLSRCRRKTNDFGIAEEFATKALELKPRSYEAYYARARAKRSSRQFAAALADLHEAARLSPSNREIRRLLVRVEEECKHHQKASINNMAQGYNRDPHTHHHHTPEEEIDIYSQGSLERQVPAELTDAEKEEEKEEGEEASLQCGKSPEFWPLNPYASNRTLPGGLAFGPTDQSPCFPQEEYVQNQLFVDLPEPVPVINRQSQNQGLSRTHHQCHSLQSGGRVGGRPLSLCGPSSPLPGRHISTSLRPAPVLGIDIGHGLANEHPGHSPTELYHPMSPNSSSPPGPLQMYQPRPSSFSRGSERLSTHAGALDGLALALGSGMEVRREGGGGGGTAGSRGSSSSQASSGNLSDGGRQQVPDTPCPIKSSGSFKSKPELKPRPFMGVMDKSVRVQGQQTSGLSRQGQGGGLESFSMSVMEFQGLNNEFKCSSFQEQLAVSQANSQQQGREFGERLHQREARANASSQLRFPDGRHRQASLTRDNPTLHMAPIKPKRSFIESNV, encoded by the exons ATGTTCAGAGCAGTGTTTGGAAACaagaaagatggaggaggaaaacgaggagaaaaaaagaataagagaCATCCAG ATGGTGAGGTGTACACTCACAGCACCTTGCAGAGGGGAAGCACCGGGCGTGCCAAACAGCTCTGGGACCATGACACTGGCTACACCGAAAGCTTGGTTAAACCGAGGAGGAGACTGACCAAGGTTGCGTCCATTTCTTTACCGTCCTCCCCTCTTCTCCCTCGCCAGGCCGACTTAGCTCCCTCCCAGTCGTGCATCAAGTTCACAG GACGGGTAAGGAAGCTGGAGAATGTGGATGGCTCTTCCAACGCGAGAGAAGCTCTTGTCTTTGCCTCGTGCCGTGGCAAGACAGACCACAGAG ACCTCCACGTGGAGCCCCAGCCGGGGTCCTCCCTTTCTACCCAGGAACTGATGACCAGACTATGCTTCTTATTGGGAGACGCAACGCCCGGCACTGCTAGCTCTCCTATGGAGGACAGGAGGGAAAAGAAG TGTGATACCTCTGCCCAGGGGGGGAGTCCCAGCTCCACTCTTACCTGCAGCACCGCCTCCCCCTGTTCAGAGAGCCCCTCTTCCACCCTGAGCACCATTGCTGGAGGCCAGCCTTTACCCGTACCTTTACCCCACGGCAGCTCCAGCACAAGTCCCAGTGGAACCCTCTCCAGCTCCGTACCCAGTTCTGCTCCTGGACCCATCACCAGAAGCAGCCCTGGGCCTCCTTCTCAGAGCCCCACCTCCACCCTGGGGAGCAAGGACAGTGGAATCTTAG CAACCAACACTAGTTCTTCTGAGAATGAAGAGCGCAGCGCCTCTAGTGAGGTCCTGACTAGGAATAAAGGCCCAGGGGGCGGTGCTGGTGTAATGGGCCATGCAAACGAGGGTCGCCATCCCGGGCCAACAAGGGACAATCTGACCACCCAACCAGATGAGGCCTTACCTAGAACTGACATCATGGAGCCCAGGACTCCACCAGCACCGAAAAGACCCCTCCCACAGCACCACCTACACAGCACTTCCTCTCTTGTGATGCCCCGTCCAAATTCTGTGGCAG CAACCAGCTCCACTCGACTGGAGGATTTGAGTTATCTGGACAACCAAAGGGCTGCTGGACACAGGAGCTCCGTCcgcaaacacaacacagctggACGCACAAATGATGACTCCAAAG GGAGATTAGTGGCATTCAAACAAGCTGACATCATGCTAAAACCGCTGCTGTTTGAAGTCCCCGGCATCACCGCAGAGACACCTTTTGTTGGCCGGGATTGGCTCTTCACACGTCTGGAGGAGGTCCTGAGAAAAACCAGCAGCTGTGAGGGCCGCGGTGCTGTCATTGTGGGTAACGCAGGATCCGGCAAGACTGCTATCATCTGGCGGTTGGTGACGCTCAGCTGTCATGGCATGCACACGCCACAGGGAGGTCCCAGCATCCCTCACAGCCCCAGCGCCTCGCCTAAAT GTGGGGATAAGCAGGGAAAAGCCACCTCAAAACCAGCTGATTCCCAGCCCAACCAGAGTGCTGTTGCAGGAACAAATGATAGTGCAGCACAGAGGAAGGAGGTTGTCAGATGCCTAGCTGCCAAG GTGGTAGCCTTCCATTTCTGCCAGGCTGACAACACCTACACCTGCCTGGTACCAGAGTTTGTGCACAGTGTCGCCGCCCTGTTGGCCAGAGCGCCACAGCTCGCCCCATACAGGGAGCTGCTGGTACAAGAGCCTCACCTACAAAACACACTCAGCTTGCGATCCTGCGTTCAAGACCCCATTGCTGCCTTCCGAAAGGGCATCCTAGAGCCCGTAGCCAGCCTGCGCAAGG AGCGCAGACTACCTGAAGAAGACTACATCATATTGGTCGACAGCCTTAATGAGGCAGAATTCCATAAACCAGACTATGGGGACACCATTGCCACTTTCATTAccaaaataatctcaaaatttCCCATCTGGCTGAAGTTGGTGGTGACGGTCAGGACAGGCCTGGTG GATATCACCACACTCCTTCCCTTCTCTGGCATCTCTCTGGACATCCTGCCAGACAGCAGTGATCTGGGAGCTGACCTCAGTGACTACATCCATCACCGGGTCAGCAGCAGCACCCAGGTTGCCGCTAACGTCACCACACCCACAGGCTCGGCCCCTGATCAGCTGCTCCTCAGCAAGTTCAGCAGCCACCTGTCAACACGGAGCAACGGCTCCATCCTCTACCTTCAGCTGACCCTGGATCTGTTTCACAAGGGGCACCTGGCTCTGAAAGGTGGAAACTACCTGGTGGTGCCTGTGTCCCTGTCAGAG GTGTACCTGCTGATGTGTCACGCGAGCTTTCCGGATAAAGAGGTCTTGGAACGGGTACTTCCGGTGCTAAATGTGGCACTGGCGTCTCTGCACCCACTGACTGATGAACAAATGTTCAGGGCGCTGAACGCAGGCAGTGTGAAGGGGGAGCTGGAGTGGAAGGACTTTCAACTGAGATTAGACAGCCTGGCTGGATTTATG gtgagACGTAGGGATGGCACCCGGATGTTGTGTCACCCCTCCTTCAGAGAGTGGCTGGTTTGGAGAGCAGATGGAGAGAGCAGTGACTTTCTCTGTGAACCTAG GAGTGGCCACGCTCTCCTGGCCTTCATGTTCTCCAGACAGGAGGGCAAACTGAACCGGCAGCAGACAATGGAGCTGGGACACCACATCCTCAAAGCTCACATATTCAAG GGTCTGAGTAAGAAGACAGGTGTGTCCTCCAGCGTTCTTCAGGCGATGTGGGTGAACTGCAGTACAGACAGTCTGTCCGCTGCGCTGGCCTCCCTGAGGAACCTATATACACCTAACATCAAG GTAAGTCGTCTGTTAATGCTAGGTGGCGCTAGCGTGACCTGGTGTACAGAGGTGGTTGGACATGCCCCAATTCTGGCTGTCCACGCCCACCTGGGGCATGGGGAGATGGTAGCTCTGCTGCTTGAAATGGGCGCGCCAGTAGATGGGACTACTGACAGTGGCATGACACCCCTCTGTCTCGCCGTTGCTGCAGGACACGTCGACATAGTCAGCCTGCTCTGCAAAAAAGGGGCCAAG GTGGGCCTTGCTGATAAGACCAACCAGTGTGCGCTGGTCCATGCTGCGCTGAAGGGCCATGCAGAAATCATCAACATCTTGCTGGGCCAGGATTGGGGAGCAGATATCGCCACTGACCCACAGCAGCACTACACCAATGAAACTGTGACTGGGAAAACACAGGCAGCCCAGCAGGCGATTACAGCCGCAGCTAGTGTGGGACACACACAG GTGGTGAAGAGCTTTCTGGACTTGAAAGATGAACAGCTGGCAGTGCAGATGGATGCTCACGACTCTCTCTGGGGAGAAACGG TGCTGAGCGCGGCAGCAGGAAGAGGGAGGATGGAGGTGTGTGCGTTTCTCCTGGAGCGGGGGGCAGGGCTGGAGATACCCAACCGCAGGGGGATGGTCCCGCTGCTTAGTGCCAccaaacatggacacacacag ATTGTAGAGTTGCTGCTAAAGCAAGGTGCAGATATTAATGTCACAGAAAAGCAGGGTCGCACTGCCCTGATGCTGGCTGCCTCTGAGGGCCACATGAGCACCGTTGAACTCCTGCTGTCAAAGG gtgtctctctgtcctctgccgATCAGGATGGACTGACTGCACTTAGCTGGGCCTGTCTGAAGGGCCAGAAAGATGCAGTGCAGCTTCTGGCGGAGGCAGGCGCAGACCTGAACCATCCGGACAGACAGGGACGGACTCCTCTTGACCTCGCTGCCCTTAACGGGGATGCAGATACA GTGCATTGTCTGGTGGAAAACGGAGCGGTGCTGGAGAGAGCCGACAACAGTACCAGAGGTTCAGATCGGACGCCTGGCTGCCAGAATCCCACCCTGGTGACTTCAGTGCTTAAGAAAGGATCTAAGATGG GCTACAAAACGGCTCCACACGATCGATCAG GTCATGCTACGTGGGCTATGGCTTCTTCCAAACCAGACATTCTCCTCATCCTGCTGCAGAAGCTCATGGAGGAAGGGAACATGCTTTACAAG AAGGGACGGATGAAGGAAGCAGGCCAGCGTTATCAGTATGCCCTGAGGAAACTACCTCGTGAGGGGCAAGGAGAGGAGCTGAAAGGCCTCAAAGATCTGCGGGTCTCCCTCTTTCTAAACCTTTCCCGCTGTCGCAGGAAAACCAAC GATTTTGGCATAGCTGAGGAGTTTGCAACAAAAGCCCTGGAACTAAAACCCAGGTCTTATGAAGCATATTATGCCAGAGCACGTGCCAAGAGGAGTAGCAG ACAGTTTGCTGCAGCGCTGGCAGACCTCCACGAAGCAGCACGACTCTCCCCGTCCAACCGGGAGATCCGGCGTCTGCTGGTAAGGGTAGAGGAGGAATGCAAACATCATCAGAAGGCATCCATCAACAACATGGCACAGGGTTACAACAGGGACCCACACACCCACCACCATCACACCCCAGAGGAGGAGATCGACATCTATTCACAGGGAAGTCTAGAGAGGCAAGTCCCCGCAGAGCTCACGGAtgcagagaaggaggaagagaaggaggaaggtGAGGAGGCGAGTCTGCAGTGTGGGAAAAGTCCAGAATTTTGGCCTCTGAATCCGTACGCTTCAAACAGGACCCTCCCTGGAGGTTTGGCCTTTGGTCCAACAGATCAGTCGCCATGTTTCCCACAGGAGGAATATGTGCAGAACCAACTGTTTGTGGACTTGCCCGAGCCCGTTCCTGTGATCAACAGGCAGAGCCAGAACCAGGGACTCAGCAGGACTCATCACCAGTGCCACTCCCTCCAGTCAGGGGGCAGAGTTGGGGGCaggcctctctctctgtgtggccCCTCCAGTCCTCTGCCAGGAAGACACATCTCCACCTCCTTAAGGCCTGCGCCGGTGCTGGGTATTGACATCGGCCATGGATTAGCCAACGAACACCCTGGACACAGCCCTACTGAGCTCTATCACCCCATGTCCCCTAACAGCTCCTCCCCACCTGGGCCTCTCCAGATGTACCAGCCCCGACCCTCCAGCTTCTCCCGGGGCTCTGAGAGACTCTCCACCCACGCTGGGGCTCTGGATGGCTTGGCTCTTGCTCTAGGGTCTGGTATGGAGGTTAGGAGGgagggtggtggaggaggaggtacAGCAGGCTCTAGGGGCTCCAGCTCCAGTCAGGCCTCCAGCGGGAACCTGTCAGACGGCGGCAGGCAGCAGGTGCCGGACACCCCGTGCCCCATCAAGAGCAGCGGTAGCTTCAAGTCAAAACCAGAGCTAAAGCCGCGACCCTTCATGGGAGTAATGGACAAATCAGTACGAGTCCAGGGCCAGCAGACCTCTGGCTTGAGCCGACAGGGACAGGGAGGAGGGCTGGAGAGTTTCAGTATGTCAGTAATGGAGTTTCAAGGGTTAAACAATGAATTCAAATGCTCGTCATTCCAGGAGCAGCTTGCTGTAAGTCAGGCCAACAGTCAGCAGCAGGGTCGAGAGTTTGGAGAGCGGCTCCACCAGCGAGAGGCTAGAGCCAACGCGTCCTCCCAGCTACGCTTCCCCGATGGGAGGCACAGACAGGCGAGTCTAACGAGAGACAACCCGACTCTGCATATGGCTCCCATCAAGCCCAAGCGCTCATTTATAGAGTCCAACGTGTGA